One Bradyrhizobium manausense DNA segment encodes these proteins:
- a CDS encoding FAD-dependent oxidoreductase, which translates to MQTQSTDIYDVVIAGAGPVGLFLACELRRAGLSVLVLEQAQSPHAALKQLPFGLRGLSIPTTEAFHRRGLLEDILAAQRARSGAIKTAAHWMQQARRPAGHFAGIQFYQDDVDATQWPWRLPTPAKANVAVDMETLEAVLAARANSLGVDIRHGFGVTDIAPSSDDVAVQAAGETFRGRWLVGCDGGRSTVRKSCGFDFVGTDPEFTGYSIEVELADPDKLSPGRNYTPTGMYTYAQPGTVAMVDFDGGVFHRSTPITREHVQKVLRHVSCTDVTVTTLRLAATWTDRARQVTAYRNGRVLLAGDAAHTHSPLGGQGLNLGLGDAMNLGWKLAATIRGDAPADLLDSYSHERRPVGAQILDWSRAQIAIMRPEPGSRALQAIIRDLIATRDGATYFAERVRGTSLRYDLGGSHPLVGRSVPEFELSDGATIGERLRSGKGILLDFDARASLRVLAGRWSDRIVYVPSEPRDRLGLSAVLVRPDGFVAWASDGVLEIDELARAAARWFGEPGHGKTTQGM; encoded by the coding sequence ATGCAAACCCAATCCACTGATATCTACGACGTTGTCATTGCCGGCGCGGGCCCCGTCGGCCTGTTTCTCGCCTGCGAGCTGCGGCGCGCCGGTCTCTCGGTGCTGGTGCTGGAGCAAGCGCAAAGCCCGCATGCGGCGCTGAAGCAGCTGCCATTCGGCCTGCGCGGCCTGTCGATTCCGACAACTGAGGCCTTTCACCGGCGCGGCCTCCTGGAAGATATCTTGGCCGCACAGCGCGCACGCTCGGGCGCGATCAAGACTGCCGCGCATTGGATGCAGCAGGCGCGACGGCCCGCAGGTCATTTCGCCGGCATCCAGTTCTATCAGGACGACGTCGATGCCACGCAATGGCCGTGGCGCTTGCCGACGCCGGCGAAGGCCAATGTCGCGGTCGACATGGAGACGCTCGAAGCCGTGTTGGCTGCGCGCGCAAACAGCCTGGGCGTCGACATCAGGCACGGCTTTGGCGTCACTGACATAGCTCCCTCGAGCGACGATGTAGCGGTGCAAGCCGCGGGCGAAACCTTTCGCGGACGCTGGCTTGTCGGTTGCGACGGCGGCCGCAGCACGGTGCGCAAGAGCTGCGGCTTCGACTTCGTCGGCACTGACCCCGAGTTCACCGGCTATTCCATCGAGGTCGAGCTGGCCGATCCGGACAAGCTCAGCCCCGGCCGCAACTACACGCCGACGGGCATGTACACTTATGCGCAGCCGGGCACGGTCGCGATGGTCGATTTCGACGGTGGCGTATTCCACCGCTCCACGCCGATCACGCGTGAGCATGTGCAGAAAGTGTTGCGTCATGTCTCTTGCACAGACGTCACCGTCACGACGCTTCGGCTTGCCGCCACCTGGACGGACCGCGCCCGCCAGGTGACGGCCTATCGCAACGGACGCGTGCTGCTCGCAGGCGATGCCGCGCACACCCATTCGCCGCTGGGCGGGCAGGGCCTCAATCTCGGTCTCGGCGATGCCATGAACCTCGGCTGGAAGCTCGCCGCGACAATCCGCGGCGACGCGCCCGCAGATCTGCTCGACAGCTATTCGCACGAGCGGCGTCCCGTCGGCGCACAAATCCTCGACTGGTCGCGCGCGCAAATCGCAATCATGCGACCGGAGCCGGGCAGCCGCGCGCTCCAGGCCATCATCCGCGATCTCATCGCGACCCGCGATGGCGCGACCTATTTCGCCGAGCGTGTTCGCGGCACCTCGCTCCGCTACGATCTCGGCGGCAGCCATCCGCTGGTCGGCCGCTCTGTTCCCGAATTCGAGCTCTCTGACGGCGCGACGATCGGCGAACGCTTGAGGTCGGGGAAAGGCATCTTGCTGGATTTCGACGCGCGCGCGTCGCTTCGGGTGCTCGCAGGCCGTTGGAGTGATCGGATCGTCTATGTCCCCAGCGAGCCGAGGGATCGGCTGGGCCTGAGCGCCGTGCTCGTTCGCCCCGACGGTTTTGTCGCGTGGGCCAGCGATGGCGTCCTCGAGATCGATGAGCTCGCTCGCGCCGCCGCGCGATGGTTCGGCGAACCCGGCCACGGAAAAACCACGCAGGGCATGTGA
- a CDS encoding thiolase family protein: MREAVIVSYARTGLAKSGRGGFNITPPMSLAAHAIHHAVDRAGFDKDYVEDCYLGNCAHGAPNIGRQAALLAGLPKSTGGVSVNRFCSSGLQTIAMAANSIRSDGADCIVAGGVESISMPGGGTPKETVDPELLKTAPDIFMAMIDTADIVAERYKLSREYQDEYSLESQRRMAAAQQANKFKDEIVPMKTRMKVVDKATKAESIVDYVVDRDECNRPETTMEGLAKLEPVKGPGKFVTAGNASQLSDGAAAVVLMEAKDAEKRGLKPLGRFVAWAAAGCEPDEMGIGPIFAVPKLLKRHGLKIDDIDLWELNEAFASQCLYSRDKLGIDPAKYNVNGGSIAIGHPFGMTGARLTGHLLQEGARRKAKWGVVTMCIGGGQGGAGLFEIYS, translated from the coding sequence ATGCGTGAAGCCGTCATCGTTTCCTACGCGCGCACGGGCCTGGCCAAGTCCGGCCGCGGCGGGTTCAACATCACGCCGCCGATGTCGCTTGCCGCGCACGCCATCCATCACGCGGTCGACCGCGCCGGCTTCGACAAGGACTATGTCGAGGATTGCTATCTGGGCAATTGCGCCCATGGCGCGCCGAACATCGGCCGCCAGGCCGCGCTGCTCGCAGGCCTGCCGAAGTCGACCGGCGGCGTCTCGGTGAACCGCTTCTGCTCCTCGGGCCTGCAGACCATCGCGATGGCCGCGAACTCGATCCGCTCGGATGGCGCCGACTGCATCGTCGCCGGCGGCGTCGAGAGCATCTCGATGCCGGGTGGCGGCACGCCGAAGGAGACTGTTGATCCCGAGCTGCTCAAGACCGCGCCCGACATCTTCATGGCGATGATCGACACCGCCGACATCGTTGCGGAGCGCTACAAGCTCAGCCGCGAATACCAGGACGAATATTCGCTGGAGTCGCAGCGCCGCATGGCGGCCGCCCAGCAGGCCAACAAGTTCAAGGACGAAATCGTCCCGATGAAGACCAGGATGAAGGTTGTCGACAAGGCGACCAAGGCGGAGTCGATCGTCGACTACGTCGTCGACCGGGACGAGTGCAATCGCCCCGAGACGACGATGGAAGGATTGGCAAAACTCGAGCCGGTCAAGGGTCCCGGCAAGTTCGTCACCGCCGGCAATGCCAGCCAGCTCTCCGACGGTGCTGCCGCCGTGGTGCTGATGGAAGCCAAGGATGCCGAGAAGCGCGGCCTCAAGCCGCTCGGCCGCTTCGTCGCCTGGGCAGCCGCGGGCTGCGAGCCGGACGAGATGGGCATCGGCCCGATCTTCGCCGTGCCGAAGCTCTTGAAGCGCCACGGCCTGAAGATCGACGACATCGATCTCTGGGAGCTCAACGAGGCCTTCGCCAGCCAGTGCCTCTACTCGCGCGACAAGCTCGGCATCGATCCCGCCAAGTATAACGTCAATGGCGGCTCGATCGCGATCGGCCATCCCTTCGGCATGACCGGCGCCCGTCTCACTGGCCATTTGCTGCAGGAAGGCGCCCGCCGCAAGGCCAAGTGGGGTGTCGTGACCATGTGCATCGGCGGCGGCCAGGGCGGCGCGGGCCTGTTCGAGATCTACAGCTGA
- the serA gene encoding phosphoglycerate dehydrogenase, which translates to MTKPKVLISDALSPAAVQIFRDRGVEVDFQPNLGKDKDKLAEIIGNYDGLAIRSATKATAKILEKATNLKVIGRAGIGVDNVEIPAATAKGIIVMNTPFGNSITTAEHAITLMLALAREIPQADASTQAGKWEKNRFMGVEITGKVLGVVGCGNIGSIVADRALGLRMKVVAFDPFLSPERAKDIGVEKVDLDDLLKRADFITLHTPLTEKTRNIIDASAIAKMKKGVRLINCARGGLVDEQAVVDALNSKHIAGAAFDVFVEEPASANVLFGHPNVICTPHLGASTTEAQENVALQVAEQMSDYLLTGAISNAVNFPSITAEEAPKLKPFIALAEKLGSFAGQLTESGILKVEITYEGHVAEMKIKAITSAVLSGLLRPMLGEVNVVSAPVVAKERGMVVDEIVRAAQSDYESLITVTVTTERQERSVSGTVYADGKPRLVDIKGIRVDAEFGKSMIYVTNEDKPGFIGKFASLLGDAKINIATFHLGRVAPGSDAIALIEVDGAVPADLLAKVQALPQVKQVKALTF; encoded by the coding sequence ATGACCAAGCCCAAAGTTCTCATTTCCGACGCGCTCTCGCCCGCTGCCGTGCAGATCTTCAGGGATCGCGGCGTCGAGGTCGACTTCCAGCCCAACCTCGGCAAGGACAAGGACAAGCTCGCCGAGATCATCGGCAATTACGACGGCCTCGCGATCCGCTCCGCCACGAAGGCGACCGCCAAGATCCTGGAGAAGGCCACCAACCTCAAGGTGATCGGCCGCGCCGGCATCGGCGTCGACAACGTCGAGATCCCCGCGGCAACCGCCAAGGGCATCATCGTGATGAACACGCCGTTCGGCAATTCGATCACGACCGCCGAGCATGCGATTACGCTCATGCTGGCGCTGGCCCGCGAGATCCCGCAGGCGGACGCCTCGACCCAGGCCGGCAAGTGGGAGAAGAACCGCTTCATGGGCGTCGAGATCACCGGCAAGGTGCTCGGCGTGGTCGGCTGCGGCAACATCGGCTCGATCGTCGCCGACCGCGCGCTCGGCCTGCGCATGAAGGTGGTTGCGTTCGACCCGTTCCTGTCGCCGGAGCGCGCCAAGGACATCGGCGTCGAGAAGGTCGATCTGGATGACCTGCTCAAGCGCGCCGACTTCATCACGCTGCACACGCCGCTGACCGAGAAGACCAGGAACATCATCGACGCATCAGCGATCGCCAAGATGAAGAAGGGTGTGCGCCTGATCAACTGCGCCCGCGGCGGTCTCGTCGACGAGCAGGCCGTGGTCGATGCGCTCAATTCCAAGCACATTGCGGGCGCCGCCTTCGACGTGTTCGTCGAGGAGCCCGCGAGTGCCAACGTGCTGTTCGGCCATCCCAACGTGATCTGCACGCCGCATCTCGGCGCCTCCACCACGGAAGCGCAGGAGAACGTCGCGCTCCAGGTCGCCGAGCAGATGTCGGACTATCTGTTGACCGGCGCGATCTCGAACGCCGTCAACTTCCCCTCGATCACCGCGGAAGAAGCGCCGAAGCTGAAGCCCTTCATCGCGCTTGCCGAGAAGCTCGGCTCGTTCGCCGGCCAACTCACTGAGTCCGGCATTCTCAAGGTCGAGATCACCTATGAGGGCCATGTCGCCGAGATGAAGATCAAGGCGATCACCTCGGCGGTGCTGTCGGGCCTGCTGCGGCCGATGCTGGGCGAGGTCAACGTGGTGTCGGCGCCCGTCGTCGCCAAGGAGCGTGGTATGGTGGTGGACGAGATCGTCCGCGCCGCGCAGAGCGACTATGAGAGCCTGATCACCGTCACTGTGACCACCGAGCGGCAGGAGCGATCGGTCTCGGGTACCGTCTATGCCGATGGCAAGCCGCGCCTCGTCGACATCAAGGGCATCCGCGTCGATGCCGAGTTCGGCAAGTCGATGATCTACGTGACCAACGAGGATAAGCCCGGCTTCATCGGCAAGTTCGCGAGCCTGCTCGGCGACGCCAAGATCAACATCGCGACCTTCCATCTCGGCCGCGTCGCGCCGGGCTCCGATGCCATCGCGCTGATCGAGGTCGACGGCGCGGTGCCGGCCGACCTGCTCGCCAAGGTGCAGGCCCTGCCGCAGGTCAAGCAGGTCAAGGCGCTGACGTTCTGA